A single window of Penaeus chinensis breed Huanghai No. 1 chromosome 9, ASM1920278v2, whole genome shotgun sequence DNA harbors:
- the LOC125029190 gene encoding protein lethal(2)essential for life-like, producing MENKNTSTHNEQKPESPKEDSLLPIAEKGLFFHDSFFEDIRKHFGTAIDQILDTWEEARPVSDLMSSYRRVRERNLQQENQVIAFSEDDQNHKVVLDVHDFKSGDVKVRVEDNEVVVEGRVEKEEDEFKSMKSFCRRFNVPGKVDMEGVTSAMSSDGVLTITAPKIPQGA from the exons ATGGAGAACAAAAATACTAGCACTCATAATGAACAGAAACCAGAATCTCCCAAAGAGGATTCACTTCTCCCCATCGCTGAGAAGGGACTTTTCTTCCATGATTCTTTCTTCGAGGATATTCGGAAGCACTTTGGGACAGCCATCGACCAAATCCTTGATACGTGGGAAGAAGCCAGGCCCGTGAGTGATCTCATGAGTAGCTACAGACGTGTAAGAGAGCGCAATTTGCAGCAAGAGAACCAAGTCATAGCCTTCAGCGAAGACGACCAGAATCACAAG GTTGTGCTGGATGTTCATGACTTCAAGAGTGGAGACGTTAAAGTTAGAGTGGAAGACAATGAGGTGGTAGTGGAAGGtagagtggaaaaggaagaggacgaattCAAGTCCATGAAAAGCTTTTGTCGACGCTTCAACGTCCCAGGCAAAGTGGATATGGAGGGTGTGACTTCTGCAATGTCTTCCGATGGCGTCTTGACTATCACGGCTCCGAAGATTCCACAGGGAGcatag
- the LOC125029195 gene encoding protein lethal(2)essential for life-like → MSKMENQNTASLEAPNCKENSVLPIAEKGLFFHDSFFEDIRKHFETAIDQILDTWGEAKSVSDLMSSFTRIRERNLQQENQVMAFSEDDQNHKVILDVHDFKSGDTKVKVEDNQVVVEGRVEKEEGDFKSMKSFCRRFNFPGKVNMEAVTSAMSSDGVLTITAPKVIEES, encoded by the exons ATGTCCAAGATGGAGAATCAAAATACTGCCTCTCTTGAAGCTCCCAACTGCAAAGAGAATTCAGTTCTCCCCATCGCTGAGAAGGGACTTTTCTTCCATGATTCCTTCTTCGAGGATATTCGGAAACATTTTGAGACAGCCATCGACCAAATCCTGGATACGTGGGGTGAAGCCAAATCCGTGAGTGATCTCATGAGTAGCTTCACACGTATAAGAGAGCGTAATTTGCAGCAGGAGAACCAAGTCATGGCCTTCAGCGAAGACGACCAGAATCACAAG GTTATACTGGATGTTCATGACTTCAAGAGTGGAGACACGAAGGTCAAAGTGGAAGACAatcaggtggtggtggagggtcgagtggaaaaggaagagggcgaCTTCAAGTCCATGAAAAGCTTCTGTCGCCGCTTCAACTTCCCAGGCAAAGTGAACATGGAGGCCGTGACTTCCGCAATGTCTTCTGATGGCGTCTTGACTATCACAGCTCCTAAGGTCATAGAGGAATCTTAA
- the LOC125029189 gene encoding protein lethal(2)essential for life-like, whose translation MENKNTTTLTEQTPEESKCNEDSVLPIAEKGLFFHDSFFEDIRKHFETAIDQILDTWGESKSVSDLMSSYRRVRGRNLQQENQVMAYSEDDQNHKVVLDVHDFKSGDVKVRVEDNEVVVEGRVEKEEDDFKSMKNFYRRFNFPSKVNMEAMTSAMSSDGVLTVTAPKIPQAA comes from the exons atggagaacaaGAATACTACCACCCTTACTGAACAGACACCGGAAGAATCTAAATGCAACGAGGATTCAGTTCTCCCCATCGCTGAGAAGGGACTTTTCTTCCATGATTCCTTCTTCGAGGATATTCGGAAGCACTTTGAGACAGCCATCGACCAAATCCTGGATACGTGGGGAGAAAGCAAATCCGTGAGTGATCTCATGAGTAGCTACAGACGTGTAAGAGGGCGCAATTTGCAGCAAGAGAACCAAGTCATGGCCTATAGTGAAGACGACCAGAATCACAAG GTTGTGCTGGATGTTCATGACTTCAAGAGTGGAGACGTTAAGGTTAGAGTGGAAGAcaatgaggtggtggtggaaggtcgagtggaaaaggaagaggacgactTCAAATCCATGAAAAACTTCTACCGACGTTTCAACTTCCCTAGCAAAGTGAACATGGAGGCCATGACTTCCGCAATGTCTTCCGATGGCGTCTTGACTGTCACGGCTCCGAAGATTCCACAGGCAGCATAG
- the LOC125029193 gene encoding protein lethal(2)essential for life-like → MENENNTTLSEQKTESPKEDSLLPIFEKGLFFHDSYFEDIRKHFETAIDQILDTWGEATSVSDLMSSYRRIRERNLQQENQVMAFSEDDQNHKVVLDVHDFKSGDVKVRVEDNQVVVEGRVEKEEDEFKSMKSFCRRFNFPGKVAMEGVTSAMSSDGVLTIAAPKIPQAA, encoded by the exons atggagaatgaaaataataccacTCTCAGTGAACAAAAAACAGAATCTCCCAAAGAGGACTCACTTCTGCCCATCTTTGAGAAGGGACTTTTCTTCCATGATTCTTACTTCGAGGATATTCGGAAGCACTTTGAGACAGCCATCGACCAAATCCTGGATACGTGGGGAGAGGCCACGTCCGTGAGTGATCTCATGAGTAGCTACAGACGTATAAGAGAGCGCAATTTGCAGCAAGAGAACCAAGTCATGGCCTTCAGCGAAGACGACCAGAATCATAAG gttgtgctggatgttcatgacttcaagagtggagacgttaaggtcagagtggaagacaatcaggtggtggtggaaggtagagtggaaaaggaagaggacgaattCAAGTCCATGAAAAGCTTCTGTCGACGCTTCAACTTCCCAGGCAAAGTGGCTATGGAGGGCGTGACTTCTGCAATGTCCTCCGATGGCGTCTTGACTATCGCAGCTCCGAAGATTCCACAGGCAGcatag
- the LOC125029191 gene encoding protein lethal(2)essential for life-like, giving the protein MENKNTSTHNEQKPESPKEDSLLPIAEKGLFFHDSFFEDIRKHFETAIDQILDTWEEARPVSDLMSSYRRVRERNLQQENQVIAFSEDDQNHKVVLDVHDFKSGDVKVRVEDNEVVVEGRVEKEEDEFKSMKSFCRRFNVPGKVDMEGVTSAMSSDGVLTITAPKIPQAA; this is encoded by the exons ATGGAGAACAAAAATACTAGCACTCATAATGAACAGAAACCAGAATCTCCCAAAGAGGATTCACTTCTCCCCATCGCTGAGAAGGGACTTTTCTTCCATGATTCTTTCTTCGAGGATATTCGGAAGCACTTTGAGACAGCCATCGACCAAATCCTTGATACGTGGGAAGAAGCCAGGCCCGTGAGTGATCTCATGAGTAGCTACAGACGTGTAAGAGAGCGCAATTTGCAGCAAGAGAACCAAGTCATAGCCTTCAGCGAAGACGACCAGAATCACAAG GTTGTGCTGGATGTTCATGACTTCAAGAGTGGAGACGTTAAAGTTAGAGTGGAAGACAATGAGGTGGTAGTGGAAGGtagagtggaaaaggaagaggacgaattCAAGTCCATGAAAAGCTTCTGTCGACGCTTCAACGTCCCAGGCAAAGTGGATATGGAGGGTGTGACTTCTGCAATGTCTTCCGATGGCGTCTTGACTATCACGGCTCCGAAGATTCCACAGGCAGcatag
- the LOC125029192 gene encoding protein lethal(2)essential for life-like: MENKNTSTLNDQKTESPKEDSLLPIAEKGLFFHDSFFEDIRKQFETAIDQILDTWGEARPVSDLMSSYRRVKERNLQQENQVMAFSEDDQNHKVVLDVHDFKSGDVKVRVEDNQVVVEGRVEKEEDDFKSMKSFCRRFNFPGKVVMEGVTSAMSSDGVLTITAPKIPLAA, translated from the exons ATGGAGAACAAAAATACTAGCACTCTTAATGACCAAAAAACAGAATCCCCCAAAGAGGATTCACTTCTCCCCATCGCTGAGAAGGGACTTTTCTTCCATGATTCTTTCTTCGAGGATATTCGGAAGCAGTTTGAGACAGCCATCGACCAAATCCTGGATACGTGGGGAGAAGCCAGGCCCGTGAGTGATCTCATGAGTAGCTACAGACGTGTAAAAGAGCGCAATTTGCAGCAAGAGAACCAAGTCATGGCCTTCAGTGAAGACGACCAGAATCACAAG GTTGTACTGGATGTTCATGACTTCAAGAGTGGAGACGTTAAGGTCAGAGTGGAAGACAATCAGGTGGTAGTGGAAGGTcgagtagaaaaggaagaggacgactTCAAGTCCATGAAAAGCTTCTGTCGACGTTTCAACTTCCCAGGCAAAGTGGTTATGGAGGGCGTGACTTCTGCAATGTCTTCCGATGGTGTCTTGACTATCACGGCTCCGAAGATTCCACTGGCAGcatag